A single window of Deltaproteobacteria bacterium DNA harbors:
- a CDS encoding class I SAM-dependent methyltransferase: protein MAFVCRICSNSSGNKTHNVREMHFGTEEEFEYIECASCGCVQIASIPPDMSKYYPKDYYSFKASRRKYSGAGVLRMSRTRHVLGEGGILGAVAAVFTKGSKILPVAKKAGLKTYSRILDAGAGSSGAFLLKLKKEGFRDIEGADPFIEEDTAVAPGVVVRKAELSELKGPYDAVFMNHSFEHMADPAAALRNIARILTPSGRIVITTPVAGTYAWKTYGRDWVGLDAPRHLHIHTAKSMEVLAKRAGFEILGAVFLSDPSGIWASEQYKKGVSLVHERSYFGKRAKEYFSKSDALFARADMAKFKKLDRELTAGNNSDVVRFYLGADAKQ, encoded by the coding sequence GTGGCTTTTGTCTGCAGGATATGCTCGAACTCTTCGGGTAACAAGACGCACAACGTGCGCGAGATGCACTTTGGCACCGAAGAGGAGTTCGAGTACATAGAGTGCGCCTCCTGCGGCTGCGTGCAGATAGCCTCCATACCGCCGGATATGTCGAAATATTACCCCAAGGACTATTATTCCTTTAAGGCATCGAGAAGAAAATACAGCGGAGCAGGGGTTTTAAGGATGTCGCGGACGCGGCACGTACTTGGCGAGGGCGGTATTTTAGGCGCCGTGGCCGCTGTGTTTACGAAGGGCTCGAAGATATTGCCGGTTGCGAAGAAGGCAGGCCTTAAGACATATTCGAGGATATTGGATGCTGGTGCCGGTTCTTCCGGCGCTTTCCTTCTAAAGCTTAAGAAGGAGGGATTTCGCGATATAGAGGGGGCAGACCCGTTTATAGAGGAGGACACTGCCGTTGCTCCGGGAGTTGTTGTGCGTAAGGCAGAGTTGTCCGAGCTCAAGGGCCCCTATGACGCGGTCTTCATGAACCATTCATTCGAGCACATGGCCGACCCGGCAGCTGCGCTAAGAAATATCGCGAGGATATTGACGCCTTCGGGCCGTATTGTTATTACGACGCCTGTTGCCGGCACTTATGCCTGGAAAACCTACGGCAGAGACTGGGTAGGGCTGGATGCGCCGCGACATTTGCATATTCATACCGCTAAGAGCATGGAGGTGCTGGCAAAGAGGGCCGGGTTCGAGATTTTAGGCGCCGTATTCCTCTCCGATCCTTCCGGCATCTGGGCAAGCGAACAGTATAAAAAAGGAGTATCCCTTGTGCACGAGCGTTCGTACTTCGGAAAAAGAGCCAAGGAGTATTTTTCGAAGAGCGACGCTCTTTTCGCGCGCGCTGATATGGCAAAGTTCAAGAAGCTCGACAGGGAGCTGACTGCGGGAAATAACTCCGATGTCGTAAGGTTTTATCTCGGGGCTGATGCGAAGCAATGA
- a CDS encoding glycosyltransferase family 4 protein — protein sequence MKIALVTRGFSLSSGGAERVSASLSLAFKKAGHSVTVFAERIGKDAPEGVEAVKVDVSKFFPSAIRHFLFNSRAAALVSKGDFDAVLGLCHFYPLDVYRASGGVHSHWMWLKYQNPVVRALKYVLTPVNLAVRKMEASIMAKGNHGLIITNSKLVKGHMRQYFGLSEQEVRVVYNGIDRNVFSPAVRKHGAILRKELGIASDKTVAAYVSNNWERKGLMTVLRALAVVKGLTVIVAGKGNIAKWRRTAAFLGVNEASLIFAGERKDIERIYGASDFFVLPTMYDPFSNACAEAMATALPVVTTRENGASEFITEGVNGFVMNEWNDAARLKHIFEELLSSGRAASMGRAAVDAVSGLTWERTMNETLTVCEEAAKLRRGR from the coding sequence ATGAAGATAGCTCTTGTGACAAGGGGGTTTTCTCTCTCGAGCGGCGGGGCAGAGCGCGTAAGCGCGAGCCTCTCTCTTGCATTTAAGAAAGCCGGGCACTCTGTAACGGTCTTTGCCGAGAGAATAGGCAAAGATGCGCCGGAAGGCGTTGAGGCCGTTAAGGTCGATGTGTCGAAGTTTTTCCCCTCTGCCATCCGCCATTTTCTTTTTAATTCCAGGGCAGCCGCACTTGTCTCTAAAGGTGATTTTGACGCCGTGCTCGGGCTTTGCCATTTCTATCCGCTGGACGTCTACCGCGCAAGCGGCGGCGTGCATAGCCATTGGATGTGGCTTAAGTACCAAAACCCTGTTGTGCGGGCGCTAAAGTACGTTCTTACGCCGGTAAACCTCGCTGTCAGGAAGATGGAAGCAAGTATCATGGCAAAGGGCAACCACGGCCTAATTATCACGAACTCGAAGCTTGTCAAAGGGCATATGAGGCAGTACTTTGGCCTTTCAGAGCAAGAGGTAAGGGTCGTTTATAACGGTATAGACAGGAATGTATTTTCTCCGGCAGTCAGGAAACATGGTGCTATACTGAGAAAGGAGCTTGGCATAGCTTCTGACAAGACTGTTGCCGCGTACGTTTCGAATAACTGGGAAAGAAAGGGGCTCATGACAGTGCTTCGCGCCCTTGCCGTAGTCAAAGGACTGACCGTCATAGTGGCGGGAAAGGGCAATATCGCGAAGTGGAGGCGGACTGCCGCGTTCCTTGGTGTTAATGAGGCTTCGCTTATCTTTGCCGGAGAAAGAAAGGATATAGAAAGGATATACGGAGCTTCCGATTTTTTCGTGCTCCCGACTATGTATGACCCGTTTAGTAACGCGTGCGCCGAGGCCATGGCAACGGCGCTACCTGTTGTAACAACGAGGGAGAACGGCGCTTCCGAGTTCATAACAGAGGGCGTAAACGGGTTTGTGATGAATGAGTGGAACGACGCGGCGCGCTTAAAGCACATATTCGAGGAGCTTTTAAGTAGTGGCCGTGCCGCTTCCATGGGCCGCGCTGCAGTGGACGCTGTAAGCGGACTTACCTGGGAGAGAACGATGAACGAAACACTTACCGTGTGCGAGGAAGCGGCGAAGCTAAGGAGGGGGCGTTGA
- a CDS encoding class I SAM-dependent methyltransferase, whose translation MTNTARKEEFSWSTFYAKRKEMRKVFPSVYKLKLRKKLSDVVLEELKGGEAILDVGASTRRLADKIESSLPGGVTYKTMDIDKTQSHDYYSIGEIKEKFDVIVLSEVIEHIEFMDGMKLLRELRGLLKAGGRLIVSTPNLNHPNRYWDSDHRTPYRYEELAGALLWAGFDVTKLYRIYNDQFIRRFIRVYVMSWLHKYLDVDFAKSIVAVARA comes from the coding sequence ATGACCAACACCGCAAGAAAAGAAGAATTCAGCTGGAGCACGTTCTATGCAAAGCGTAAGGAGATGCGTAAGGTGTTTCCTTCGGTCTACAAGCTCAAACTCCGTAAAAAACTTTCGGACGTTGTGCTTGAAGAGCTAAAGGGAGGCGAGGCCATACTGGACGTTGGCGCATCGACACGCAGGCTCGCAGACAAGATAGAATCCAGCCTTCCGGGCGGCGTTACCTATAAGACCATGGACATAGACAAGACCCAGAGCCACGATTATTATTCGATTGGCGAAATCAAGGAAAAGTTCGACGTAATCGTTCTCTCCGAGGTAATCGAGCACATAGAGTTCATGGACGGAATGAAGCTTCTAAGAGAGCTTCGCGGGCTGCTAAAGGCAGGCGGAAGGCTGATAGTATCCACGCCAAACCTCAATCATCCCAACAGGTACTGGGACTCTGACCACAGAACCCCGTACCGCTACGAGGAGCTTGCCGGAGCGCTACTTTGGGCAGGGTTCGATGTAACGAAGTTGTACCGCATCTATAACGACCAGTTCATCAGGCGCTTCATACGCGTATATGTAATGAGCTGGCTCCATAAGTACCTTGACGTGGACTTTGCCAAATCGATTGTCGCGGTCGCGAGGGCATAG